The following are encoded together in the Notolabrus celidotus isolate fNotCel1 chromosome 9, fNotCel1.pri, whole genome shotgun sequence genome:
- the LOC117818627 gene encoding NLR family CARD domain-containing protein 3-like, with product MPFSSLLKFWVEKQRAESPGPSCESVKGAFSKDDINDFKDGPPADKRMQEQRPESPGPSCVSLKSNFSKDDYIDFKDGPPADKRMQEQRPESPGPSCVSLKSNFSKDDYIDFKGGPPADKRMQEQRPESPGPSCVSLKSNFSKDDYIDFKGGPPADKRVQQSSEDLSDHPDQQHQTDMDSKFLLLEEDFITFVKKELKRVQRVLSSDYPACFEGQSEDEEVLDGEDEEQRRSRDAFLKITLHLLRKRKQDELVDCLQRRSYAAVCQNQLKSNLKEKFQCVFEGIAKAGHQTLLNQIYTELYITEGETGEVNDEHEVRQIEAASRTPHRAETTIRPEDIFKGSPGRDEPIRTVLTKGVAGIGKTFLTQKFTLDWAEDKTNQDIQFTFPFTFRELNVLRERKFSLVELVHYFFTETREAGLCRFEEFQVVFIFDGLDECRLPLDFNRSEILTDVMKSTSVDVLLTNLIRGKLLPSARLWITTRPAAANQIPPWCVDMVTEVRGFTDPQREEYFRKRFRNQEQASRIISHIKTSRSLQIMCHIPVFCWITATVLEDVLKTRNGGELPRTLTEMYIHFLVVQTKRKSIKYDGGAETDQPWSPESREMIESLGKLAFEQLQKGNLIFYESDLTECGIEIRAASMYSGVLTQIFIEQRGLYQDKVFCFIHLSVQEFLAALHVHLTFTKSGLNLMSGTGEARLYQSAVDQALQSPNGHLDLFLRFLLGLSLETNQTLLRGLLTQTGSSSKTKTETVEYIKKKISEDLSAERSINLFHCLNELNDQSLVEEIQQSLRSGRLSTDLLSPAQWSALVFILLSSEKDLDVFDLKKYSASLKALLRLLPVIKASNKALLSSCNLSKGSCTALSSVLSSQSSSLRELDLSNNDLQDPGVELLCEGLRSPHCRLETLRLSFCNLSERSCEALSSVLSSQSSSLRELDLSNNDLQDSGVKVLCEGLTTQLFNLETLSLSGCLITEEGCASLASALSSSCLRELDLSYNHPGEPGETLLTARLKDPQCRLQKLRLDHGGPHRLRAGLKKYACELELNRNTVNRNLKLSDNNRELTHVDEPQSYRDHPDRFDPCPQVLCMTGLTGRCYWEVEWRGLVAVSVTYRGTNRKEESTGFSFGENDHSWALLCSDVNGYSVSHNNKVTNISSSPASHRVGVYVDHPAGTLSFYSISCDTLIHLHTFNTMFTEPLYPGFGLGIRLWSGSSLSRCSL from the exons ATGCCGTTCAGCTCTCTGTTGAAGTTTTG ggtggagaagcagagagcagagtctcctggacccagctgtgagTCCGTGAAGGGTGCCTTCTCTAAAGATGACATCAATGACTTCAAAGATGGACCTCCTGCTGATAAAAG GATGCAGGAGCAGAGACCAGAGTctcctggacccagctgtgtgtccctgAAGAGTAACTTTTCTAAAGATGACTATATTGACTTCAAAGATGGACCTCCTGCTGATAAAAG GATGCAGGAGCAGAGACCAGAGTctcctggacccagctgtgtgtccctgAAGAGTAACTTTTCTAAAGATGACTATATTGACTTCAAAGGTGGACCTCCTGCTGATAAAAG GATGCAGGAGCAGAGACCAGAGTctcctggacccagctgtgtgtccctgAAGAGTAACTTTTCTAAAGATGACTATATTGACTTCAAAGGTGGACCTCCTGCTGATAAAAG agttCAACAGAGCTCAGAGGATCTCAGTGATCACCCAGAccagcagcatcaaacagaCATGGACTCCAAATTTTTG ctgctggaggaggactTCATCACCTTTGTGAAGAAGGAGCTGAAGAGAGTCCAGAGGGTTCTGAGTTCAGattacccagcatgctttgagggtcagagtgaggatgaggaggtttTAGAtggtgaggatgaagagcagaggaggagcagagatgcTTTTCTGAAGATCACTCTGCACCTTCTGAGAAAAAGGAAGCAGGATGAGCTGGTTGACTGTCTGCAGCGCA GATCTTATGCTGCAGTGTGCCAAAACCAACTGAAGTCTaacctgaaggagaagttccagtgtgtgtttgaggggatcgcTAAAGCAGGACACCAAACCCTTCTGAATcagatctacacagagctctacatcacagagggagagactggagaggtcaatgatgaacatgaggtcagacagattgaagcagcatccaggacaccacacagagcagaaacaacCATCAGACCagaagacatctttaaaggctcacctggaagagatgaaccaatcagaacagtgctgacaaagggagtggctggcatcgggaaaaccttcttaacacagaagttcactctggactgggctgaagacaaaactaaccaggacatccagttcacatttcccttcactttcagagagctgaatgtgctgagagagagaaagttcagcttggtggaacttgttcatTACTTCTTCACTgaaaccagagaagcaggactctgcaggtttgaagagttccaggtagtgttcatctttgacggtctggatgaGTGTAGACTTCCTCTGGACTTCAATAGAAGTGAGATCCTGACTGATGTCATGAAGTCCACTtcagtggatgtgctgctgacaaacctcatcagggggaaactgctcccctctgctcgcctctgGATAACCACtcgacctgcagcagccaatcagatccctccatggtgtgttgacatggtgacagaggtcagagggttcactgacCCACAGAGggaggagtacttcaggaaGAGATTCAGAAACCAGGAGCAGGCCAGCAGAATTATCTCCCACATCAAGACATCACGGAGTCTCCAGatcatgtgccacatcccggtcttctgctggatcactgctacagttctggaggatgtgctgaagaccagaAATGGGGGAGAGCTacccaggaccctgactgagatgtacatccacttcctggtggtTCAGACCAAACGGAAGAGCATCAAGTAtgatggaggagctgagacTGATCAACCCTGGAgtccagagagcagggagatgatcgagtctctgggaaaactggcttttgagcagctgcagaaaggaaacctgatcttctatgagtcagacctgacagagtgtggcatcGAGATCAGAGCAGCCTCAATGTACTCAGGAGTGCTCACACAGATCTTTATAGAGCagagaggactgtaccaggacaaggtgttctgcttcatccatctgagcgttcaggagtttctggctgctcttcatgtccatctgaccttcaccaaGTCTGGACTCAATCTGATGTCTGGAACAGGAGAGGCTCGTCTCTATCAGAGTGCTGTGGACCAGGCCTTACAGAGTCCAAATGGACACCTGGACTTGTTCCTCCGCTTCCTCCTCGGCCTTTCACTAGAGACCAATCAGACTCTCCTTAGAGGTCTtctgacacagacaggaagtagctCTAAGactaaaacagaaacagtcgagtacatcaagaagaagatcagtgaggatctgtctgcagagagaagcatcaacctattccactgtctgaatgaactgaatgatcAATCTCTAGTGGAGGAGATCCAACAGTCCCTGAGATCAGGACGTCTCTCCACAGATCTACTTTCTCCTGCTCAGTGGTCGGCTCTGGTCTTCATCTTATTGTCATCAGAGAAAGATCTGGacgtgtttgacctgaagaaaTACTCTGCTTCATTGAAGgctcttctgaggctgctgccagtaATCAAAGCCTCAAATAAAGCTct GTTAAGTTCATGTAACCTCTCAAAGGGAAGCTGTacagctctgtcctcagtcctcagctcacagtcctctagtctgagagagctggacctgagcaaCAACGACCTGCAGGATCCAGGAGTGGAGCTACTGTGTGAGGGACTGAGGAGTCCTCACTGTAgactggaaactctcag GCTGAGTTTCTGTAACctctcagagagaagctgtgaagctctgtcctcagtcctcagctcacagtcctctagtctgagagagctggacctgagcaacaacgacctgcaggattcaggagtcaaAGTGCTCTGTGAGGGACTTACGACTCAACTATTCAATCTGGAAACTCTCAG cttgtCAGGCTGTCTGATCACGGAAGagggctgtgcttctctggcctcagctcttAGCTCCTCttgtctgagagagctggacctgagctacaaTCATCCAGGAGAACCAGGAGAGACGCTGCTGACTGCTCGACTGAAGGATCCACAGTGCAGACTGCAGAAACTGag gTTGGACCATGGTGGACCGCACAGACTCAGAGCTGGTCTTAAGAAAT ACGCCTGTGAGctggaactgaacagaaacacagtgaaCAGAAACCTCAAACTGTCTGACAACAACAGAGAGCTGACACATGTGGACGAGCCTCAGTCATATCGTGATCATCCAGACAGATTTGACCCCTGCCCTCAGGTGCTGTGTATGACTGGTCTGACTGGtcgctgttactgggaggtTGAGTGGAGAGGACTTGTTGCTGTATCAGTGACTTACAGAGGAACCAACAGGAAAGAAGAAAGTACTGGATTTTCGTTTGGAGAAAATGATCACTCCTGGGCACTGCTCTGCTCTGATGTTAACGGTTATTCTGTCTCTCACAATAACAAAGTAAcaaacatctcctcctcccctgcctCTCACAGAGTAGGAGTGTATGTGGACCATCCTGCTGgcactctgtccttctacagcaTCTCCTGTGACACactgatccacctccacaccttcaaCACCATGTTCACTGAACCTCTGTATCCTGGGTTTGGGCTTGGGATTAGGCTCTGGTCTGGTTCCTCGTTGTCTCGGTGTTCTCTGTAG